One region of Syngnathus scovelli strain Florida chromosome 15, RoL_Ssco_1.2, whole genome shotgun sequence genomic DNA includes:
- the LOC125982586 gene encoding cell adhesion molecule DSCAML1 isoform X1, with protein MWLVTLLLLYSLQEVHSEDVSSTRLYFVNASLQRVTYSSSVGVSLPCPAGGTPSAILRWYLATGDDIYDVPHIRHVYANGTLQLYSFLPSAYNSYIHDNDYFCTAENQAGKIRSPNIRIKAVFREPYTVRVADQRSMRGNVAVFKCLIPTAVQEYVSVVSWERDTVSIVPGNRFLLTSFGALYISDVQKEDALSTYRCITRHKYSGETRQSNGARLSVMDPNESSPTILDSFQAGEVYAGQSIELPCIAGGYPSPTVRWLKDGRPLPSDARWTRRLTGLTISDLRLEDSGSYACEVTNSFGSKEVSGQLHIIDPLRVTLSPKNLKTGISSTLFFTCTVEGSPEYTINWYRNTEPIFPDQHISIQGQHNDTLQITAAQKFHSGAYQCFASRKGHTSQDFSIILLEDGTPRIVTSFSEKVVNPGEPFSLVCEAKGAPPPSITWTLDDEPVVRDSIYKTSQYTQSDGLTVSHVNVSNPLIRNGGVYRCVARNSAGSAEYQARINVRGPPRIRPMRDMTAVAGRNTYITCRVIGYPYYSIKWLKDGMQLPDNHRQVLFDNGTLRLTDVQKGADEGTYLCSVLIQPQVSINQTVHVSVKVPPLIQPFDIPSTSVGKLIYIACVVSSGDMPIRITWHKDGQLIVPGPTSGVAIETKEFMSSLQISKVTLKHNGNYTCIASNAAATVSWERQLIVTVPPRFVVQPNNQDCIYGKAGVLNCSVEGYPPPKVMWKHAKGVGNPQQYHPVPLTGRIQIMSNGSLLIRHVLEDDRGYYLCQASNGVGSDISKSMILTVKIPAMITSHPNTTMARKGQTKELNCTARGEQPIIIRWERGDTVIDAERNPRYSITINKKGDEVISTLKLNPADRGDSVFFSCHAINSYGEGRGLIQLTVQEPPDPPELEVREVKDRSMNLRWIQRFDGNSIITSYDIEYKNKSDSWDHMYTTRNISPTNNQANIVELHPACVYSIRMYSYNKIGRSLPSKELTISTEEAPPDGPPMDVILQPMTSQSIRVTWRAPKKELQNGVIRGYQIGYRENGPGSNGQYSIVEMKATGDSEVYTLDNLKKFAQYGVVVQAFNRAGTGPSSTEINATTLEDVPSEPPQNVRAISVTSDEAVITWAEPPRLTLHGVLKGYRVVFWSLFPDGGGCCGGRAQWPMQKWGEMQNITTTREQVELRGLEKFTNYSVQVLAYTQAGDGVRSNVLYIQTREDLPGPPAGIKAVPSSLSSVVVSWLPPHKPNGVIRKYTIYCSSPGSGQPAPSEYEANPEMLFYHITHLSRGKQYHIWAAAVTTAGRGNVSSKVIVEPAGKVPAKILSFGGTVTTPWMKEVRLPCKSVGEPAPTIKWTKDSEDSAIPVTADSQRQIFSNGTLVLRSVKAEDSGYYTCTATNTLGFDTIIVNLVVQVPPDQPRLTVSTTSTSSITLAWIPGDNGGSSIRGFVLQYSVDNTEEWRDVFISSSERSFRLDNLRCGTWYKVKLAAKNSVGSGRISEIIEAKTHGREPVFNKDQPLLTHINSTHAGLNLQGWTSGGCPITDMMLDFRPKGTWAWQSLKANSTTQLFLSELREATWYELKMKACNSAGCGNQSSQFATTDYDGSTIPPIKSARGEGDDVKKLFSIGSPVILVTIGVALLFIIRKKRKEKRLKRLRDAKSLAEMLISKNNRSIDTPVKGPPQGPRLHIDIPRVQLLIEDKEGIKQIGEDKAAVPVTDTEFSQSVNPQNFCTGVSLHHQALIQNSGPLIDMSDIRPGTNPVSRKSIKSAHSSRNRYSSQWTLSRPSQSQSTASARTLTSDWRTMGSHGITATESDSYSASLSQDTDKGRNSMVSTESASSTYEELARAYEHAKLEEHLQHAKFTITECFISDSSSDQMTTGTNDPADSMTSLSTPSEPGICRFTASPPKPQDYDRGKNVAVPIPHRANKSEFCNLPLYMKTDPFFRKQGELHDPCPVVPPREASIRSLTQRAYHTQGRHKTLDSAKQQALTLGHSGLGSLGASSGTATLPQRTLTMPSSNVAATASTSSTSSNPTNSSNKMGGSRDSLLESSSSALGRLQKQSAGAYSKSYTLV; from the exons GTAACAGGTTCTTGCTGACCTCCTTTGGAGCTCTGTACATCTCAGATGTCCAGAAGGAGGATGCCCTCTCCACCTACCGCTGCATTACCAGGCATAAATACAGCGGGGAGACGCGCCAAAGCAATGGAGCCAGGCTCTCTGTCATGG ACCCCAATGAGTCCTCACCCACCATCCTGGACAGTTTTCAAGCAGGGGAGGTGTACGCCGGCCAGAGTATCGAGCTCCCCTGCATAGCGGGAGGTTACCCCAGCCCGACTGTGCGTTGGCTGAAAGATGGCCGCCCACTCCCCTCGGACGCCCGCTGGACACGGCGTTTGACGGGGCTGACCATCAGTGACCTGCGACTGGAGGACAGCGGCAGCTACGCATGTGAAGTCACCAACAGCTTTGGCTCCAAGGAAGTGTCTGGACAGCTTCACATAATAG ATCCACTTCGAGTGACCTTATCCCCCAAGAACCTGAAAACGGGAATTAGCAGCACACTCTTCTTCACCTGCACTGTGGAAGGTTCTCCAGAATACACCATCAACTGGTACCGGAACACGGAACCCATCTTCCCCGATCAGCACATCTCCATCCAGGGTCAACACAACGACACACTGCAAATCACTGCGGCGCAAAAGTTCCACTCTGGGGCCTACCAGTGCTTTGCGTCCCGCAAGGGCCACACGTCTCAGGACTTTTCCATCATTCTGCTGGAGG ACGGTACCCCACGGATTGTCACGTCCTTCAGCGAGAAGGTGGTGAACCCCGGCGAGCCTTTCTCCCTGGTGTGTGAGGCCAAAGGAGCACCGCCACCCTCCATCACCTGGACGCTAGACGACGAACCCGTGGTGCGAGACTCCATCTACAAGACCAGCCAGTACACCCAGTCTGACGGCCTGACCGTGTCCCACGTCAACGTCAGCAACCCGCTCATCCGAAACGGGGGAGTTTATCGTTGCGTCGCACGCAACTCGGCCGGCAGCGCCGAGTACCAAGCGCGCATAAACGTAAGAG GTCCACCCCGAATCAGACCCATGCGAGACATGACGGCAGTGGCTGGCAGGAACACGTACATTACGTGCCGTGTCATTGGGTACCCTTACTACTCCATTAAGTGGCTGAAGGACGGCATGCAGCTGCCCGATAATCACCGCCAAGTGTTGTTTGACAATGGCACCCTGCGACTAACGGACGTGCAGAAGGGCGCCGACGAGGGCACCTACCTTTGTAGTGTTCTGATCCAGCCCCAGGTGTCAATCAACCAGACTGTGCATGTTTCTGTTAAAG TGCCACCTCTCATCCAGCCCTTCGACATCCCCTCTACCTCAGTGGGGAAGCTCATCTACATAGCCTGCGTGGTGTCATCCGGGGACATGCCCATACGCATCACCTGGCACAAAGACGGCCAGCTCATTGTGCCAGGGCCCACCTCCGGCGTTGCGATCGAGACCAAAGAGTTCATGAGCTCCCTCCAAATTTCCAAGGTGACATTAAAACACAACGGAAACTACACTTGCATCGCCAGCAACGCCGCCGCCACCGTCAGCTGGGAGCGACAGCTGATTGTTACCG TGCCACCGCGTTTTGTGGTGCAACCAAACAACCAGGACTGCATCTACGGCAAAGCTGGAGTTCTCAACTGCTCGGTGGAGGGTTACCCACCTCCAAAAGTCATGTGGAAACACGCTAAAG GTGTCGGAAACCCTCAGCAGTACCATCCGGTCCCTCTCACCGGTCGCATCCAGATCATGTCCAACGGGTCGCTGCTCATCCGACATGTGCTGGAGGATGACCGCGGGTACTACCTGTGTCAGGCCTCTAACGGAGTGGGCTCAGACATCAGTAAGAGCATGATCCTCACTGTCAAGA TCCCCGCGATGATCACCAGCCACCCCAACACCACCATGGCCAGGAAGGGCCAGACCAAGGAGTTGAACTGCACAGCTCGAGGCGAGCAGCCCATCATCATCCGTTGGGAAAGAGGCGACACGGTCATCGACGCCGAGCGAAACCCCCGTTATTCCATCACCATCAACAAAAAGGGAGATGAAGTCATCTCCACCCTAAAG CTGAACCCAGCAGACAGAGGAGATTCTGTCTTCTTCTCTTGTCACGCCATAAATTCCTACGGAGAAGGTCGAGGACTCATCCAACTCACTGTGCAAG AACCGCCGGATCCCCCTGAACTGGAAGTAAGAGAGGTGAAGGACAGAAGTATGAACCTACGCTGGATCCAAAGGTTTGACGGGAACAGCATCATCACAAGCTATGACATTGAGTACAAGAACAAGTCAG ACTCGTGGGACCACATGTACACAACCAGGAACATCTCACCCACCAACAACCAAGCCAATATTGTCGAGCTGCACCCGGCTTGCGTGTACAGCATCCGCATGTATTCCTACAACAAGATTGGCCGGAGCCTTCCAAGCAAAGAGCTAACGATCAGTACCGAGGAAGCAC CACCTGATGGACCACCAATGGATGTGATCCTGCAGCCCATGACATCACAGAGCATTCGGGTCACATGGAGG GCACCGAAGAAGGAGCTCCAGAACGGTGTTATCCGCGGCTACCAGATTGGCTACCGAGAAAACGGCCCAGGCAGCAACGGCCAGTATAGCATTGTGGAAATGAAAGCTACCGGAGACAGTGAAGTATACACCCTGGACAACCTCAAGAAGTTTGCCCAGTACGGAGTGGTGGTCCAGGCTTTCAACAGAGCTGGAACGGGGCCTTCTAGTACGGAGATCAATGCAACCACGCTGGAAGACG TACCCAGCGAACCGCCGCAGAACGTACGAGCCATCTCGGTCACGTCAGACGAGGCGGTGATCACGTGGGCGGAGCCTCCACGGCTGACGCTGCACGGTGTGCTGAAAGGCTACCGGGTTGTGTTTTGGTCCCTCTTCCCCGACGGAGGTGGGTGCTGTGGGGGCCGGGCCCAATGGCCAATGCAGA AGTGGGGAGAGAtgcagaacatcaccaccacacGTGAGCAGGTGGAGCTGCGAGGACTGGAGAAATTCACAAATTACAGCGTTCAGGTGCTAGCGTATACACAAGCTGGCGACGGAGTCCGCAGCAACGTGCTGTACATCCAAACTCGTGAAGATC TTCCCGGTCCACCGGCTGGCATCAAGGCAGTTCCATCCTCTCTGAGCAGTGTGGTCGTGTCCTGGTTGCCTCCCCACAAACCTAATGGTGTCATCCGCAAGTACACTATTTACTGCTCCAGCCCGGGTTCTGGACAGCCG GCGCCCAGTGAGTACGAGGCCAACCCAGAAATGCTCTTCTACCACATCACGCACCTGAGCCGAGGCAAACAATACCACATCTGGGCCGCTGCCGTCACCACCGCCGGCCGGGGCAACGTGAGCTCAAAGGTCATAGTGGAGCCGGCCGGGAAAG TGCCAGCCAAAATCTTGTCCTTTGGGGGAACGGTGACCACGCCCTGGATGAAGGAAGTACGTCTGCCCTGCAAGTCTGTGGGGGAGCCGGCTCCCACCATCAAATGGACCAAAGACAG TGAGGACTCGGCCATTCCGGTGACCGCTGACAGTCAGCGGCAGATCTTCTCCAATGGGACACTCGTGCTGCGTTCAGTCAAAGCAGAAGATTCGGGCTACTACACGTGTACGGCCACCAACACGCTTGGTTTTGACACCATCATTGTCAATCTCGTAGTGCAAG TTCCTCCAGACCAGCCTCGCCTGACTGTCTCCACCACTTCCACCTCCTCCATCACCCTGGCTTGGATCCCGGGGGACAACGGTGGAAGTTCCATCAGAG GCTTTGTGCTGCAGTATTCAGTGGACAACACAGAGGAGTGgagggacgtttttatcagttcCAGCGAACGTTCCTTCAGATTGGACAATCTACGCTGTGGAACATGGTACAAGGTCAAGCTGGCAGCAAAGAACAGTGTGGGCTCAGGGCGCATCAGTGAGATTATTGAAGCCAAAACACACGGAAGAG AGCCCGTGTTCAACAAGGACCAGCCGCTGCTCACCCACATCAACTCGACCCACGCAGGCCTCAACCTGCAGGGTTGGACCAGCGGCGGCTGCCCCATCACTGATATGATGCTGGACTTCAGGCCTAAAGGCACTTGGGCTTGGCAGAGCCTCAAAGCCAACTCCACCACTCAGCTATTCCTCAGTGAGCTACGGGAGGCAACCTGGTATGAGCTCAAAATGAAGGCCTGCAACAGTGCCGGCTGCGGCAACCAGAGTTCCCAGTTTGCCACCACCGATTACGATGGAA GTACAATCCCTCCCATCAAATCCGCCCGCGGCGAGGGTGACGATGTGAAAAAGTTGTTTTCCATCGGCTCGCCTGTCATCCTGGTCACCATCGGTGTTGCCCTGCTCTTCATTATCCGCAAGAAGCGTAAAGAGAAAAGACTGAAACGACTTCGAG atgccaagagcctcGCTGAGATGCTCATCAG taAGAACAATCGGAGTATTGACACTCCTGTGAAGGGCCCGCCGCAGGGGCCACGGCTCCACATTGACATTCCTCGTGTGCAGCTGCTCATTGAGGACAAGGAAGGCATCAAACAAATCG GAGAGGACAAAGCTGCGGTGCCAGTGACAGACACAGAATTCAGCCAATCAGTCAACCCGCAAAACTTCTGCACAGGCGTGTCTCTTCACCATCAAGCCCTCATCCAAAATTCCGGACCTTTGATTGACATGTCCGATATCCGACCCGGCACAA ACCCCGTTTCCAGAAAGAGCATCAAATCCGCTCACAGCTCCAGAAATAGATACTCCAGCCAGTGGACGCTCAGCCGACCCAGTCAGAGCCAGTCCACGGCTTCCGCACGAACTCTGACCTCGGATTGGCGGACCATGGGGTCTCATGGCATCACCGCCACTGAGAGCGACAGCTACAGCGCCAGCCTTTCTCAAGACACAG ATAAGGGGCGTAACAGCATGGTGTCTACGGAGAGCGCCTCGTCCACCTACGAGGAGCTGGCCAGGGCGTACGAGCACGCCAAGCTGGAGGAGCATCTGCAGCACGCCAAGTTCACCATCACGGAGTGCTTCATCTCCGACAGCTCTTCTGACCAAATGaccacaggcaccaacgacccggCCGACAGCATGACCTCGCTGAGCACGCCGTCCGAGCCGGGCATCTGCCGCTTCACCGCCTCGCCTCCCAAACCGCAGGACTATGACCGTGGTAAAAATGTAGCTGTGCCCATTCCTCATCGCGCAAACAAAA GTGAATTCTGCAACCTCCCCCTTTACATGAAGACGGATCCCTTCTTCCGCAAGCAAGGGGAGTTGCACGATCCGTGCCCGGTCGTGCCCCCGCGGGAGGCATCCATCCGCAGCCTGACGCAGCGTGCGTATCACACGCAGGGGCGCCACAAGACTCTAGACTCTGCCAAGCAGCAGGCGCTGACACTGGGCCACTCGGGACTGGGCAGCTTGGGCGCCAGCTCGGGCACAGCCACCTTGCCCCAGAGGACTCTCACCATGCCCAGCTCCAACGTGGCGGCTACCGCCTCCACATCCAGCACGAGCAGCAACCCCACCAACAGCAGCAACAAGATGGGCGGCTCCAGAGACTCGCTGCTGGAGAGCAGCTCCTCCGCGCTGGGCCGGCTGCAGAAACAAAGCGCGGGGGCTTACTCCAAGTCCTACACGCTGGTTTAG